In Haematobia irritans isolate KBUSLIRL chromosome 1, ASM5000362v1, whole genome shotgun sequence, a genomic segment contains:
- the natalisin gene encoding natalisin has translation MKITLAVLFLAILTIYCKCMAVLSLPPSLIARAASLEATQTPKVSPLSAKTDADADQAQRNAQQVEIGNPSDVVQGSMLLKNLKNLWPKNFALHKREPDAAFEDAIAAPLLQPMVAIKNNKNALQQLQQKAQQQQHHHPPIEQYIDDNGNNNFLKMESSASNFKQPIMVHSPQMEDYEDGDGGEDNEHLQITGLEDYDHDNGQEYDSNEWLNQAISNNKMMDDIVVSPPSTRPYFPAIEISQDDGKDDEEEQDDDEVYDSLNAFANTDLDNRPDNDDGSMVWSKYLRPLKYSTTTNKPCQSENENNCPEEIFNRGGLNVNSNPEYPSHITIHPNVEQSLLPPFTSNVEFPSTSRETHPQTNNDDILLLLTAEQSLMQFLNWAMHELYPYGKFANVSEHGADQYHPEMFWWKKMNLSGLMEPPMYVEEPHYIIVRREYDGEEDIKKGLHSRDPFIPPRGRKHNLPDLDALLQRYETFVPNRGRRDNIKDIFKYDDLFYPNRGKRQMRLSQQQQQQQRRIEDIIGNDDTAGVGGASEDIKQKLLEQLMNGENVVSCTTDDSDVASPPSILKTLQQLEENVMAKMKRKLHQMQQQNSFDEMSNFNSHKPMTTTSRMSTTYQPQQRMRMLVEQQQQQQQQQQQQQKHRNLDKRLKSIGNILQQRKQQLSTTANSNKNLHGRRQWWKKRYSVTKGSRNDPATSQVSNSPSRIAMAANRLHALRSMSPLQHHRQHQQQQQQDPNDGDNTEYLGTKFIWQPQKAQQLPIQNGKTQLPPLRLRSSVASTSATPWSLSSSMAERQSLARQFDPLSWHKLQMLKHQYHLPLLTKRHSRLTAASGVTLHPNQHSGIWYGPQLATTPLEMQLSPHTADSIGDNFMANDLKNLFEMAQD, from the exons ATGAAGATCACACTAGCCGTGTTATTTTTGGCCATACTGACAATTTATTGCAAATGTATGGCAGTGTTATCTTTACCACCATCGCTTATCGCCCGGGCGGCATCCTTGGAGGCAACACAAACTCCAAAGGTCTCCCCACTCAGTGCTAAGACTGATGCTGATGCAGACCAAGCACAAAGAAATGCTCAACAAGTTGAAATTGGTAATCCTAGCGATGTGGTTCAGGGTTCGATGCTGCTGAAAAATCTCAAGAACTTGTGGCCCAAGAATTTCGCCTTACACAAACGTGAGCCTGATGCAGCCTTTGAAGATGCTATCGCCGCTCCATTGCTTCAACCCATGGTTGCAATTAAGAATAACAAAAATGCCCTACAGCAGCTGCAGCAGAAggcacagcagcagcagcatcatCATCCTCCTATCGAGCAATATATCGACGACaatggaaataataattttttgaaaatggaaTCAAGCGCCAGTAATTTCAAACAACCCATAATGGTCCATTCGCCGCAAATGGAGGACTATGAAGATGGTGACGGTGGTGAAGACAATGAACACCTTCAAATAACTGGTCTTGAAGACTATGACCATGATAATGGCCAGGAATATGATTCAAATGAATGGCTGAATCAAGCCATAAGCAACAACAAGATGATGGACGATATTGTTGTCTCGCCACCATCAACTCGTCCGTATTTTCCAGCAATAGAAATTAGCCAAGATGATGGGAAGGATGACGAAGAGGAGCAGGACGATGATGAAGTCTATGATTCCCTCAATGCATTTGCTAATACTGATCTAGACAATAGACCAGACAACGATGATGGCTCAATGGTTTGGAGCAAATACCTAAGACCTTTAAAATATTCAACGACAACGAATAAACCATGTCAGTCGGAAAATGAAAACAATTGCCCAGAGGAGATCTTTAATCGTGGTGGCCTCAATGTTAACAG TAATCCAGAATACCCTTCCCATATTACCATTCATCCTAATGTTGAGCAAAGTTTGTTACCTCCATTCACATCTAATGTGGAATTTCCATCGACTTCTCGGGAAACTCATCCCCAAACGAATAATGATGATATTCTCTTATTACTGACCGCAGAACAAAGTCTAATGCAATTTCTAAATTGGGCTATGCATGAATTATATCCATATGGCAAATTTGCAAATGTTAGCGAACATGGTGCCGATCAATATCATCCAGAAATGTTTTggtggaaaaaaatgaatttatctGGACTGATGGAGCCACCAATGTATGTGGAGGAACCTCATTATATTATAGTGCGAAGGGAATATGATGGCGAAGAAGATATTAAAAAAG GCTTACATTCAAGAGATCCATTTATACCGCCAAGGGGACGTAAACATAATTTACCCGATCTTGATGCATTGTTGCAACGATACGAGACATTTGTACCCAATCGCGGTAGACGTGACAATATCAAAGATATTTTCAAATATGATGATCTCTTCTATCCGAATCGTGGCAAAAGACAAATGAGGCTAtctcaacagcaacaacaacaacaacgcagAATTGAGGACATCATTGGTAATGATGATACTGCTGGTGTTGGTGGTGCTAGCGAAGACATCAAACAAAAACTGCTAGAGCAGTTAATGAATGGCGAAAATGTAGTCTCTTGCACCACCGATGATAGTGATGTAGCATCTCCTCCATCTATACTCAAGACCTTGcagcaattggaggaaaatgttATGGCAAAAATGAAGAGAAAATTACACCAAATGCAACAGCAAAATAGTTTTGATGAAATGTCCAATTTCAACAGCCACAAACCAATGACGACGACATCAAGAATGTCAACCACATATCAACCACAACAACGTATGAGGATGCTGGTggagcaacagcagcagcagcagcagcagcagcagcagcagcaaaaaCATCGAAATCTCGACAAACGCTTAAAATCAATAGGCAATATTTTACAACAACGAAAGCAGCAATTATCGACAACAGCGAATAGTAACAAAAACCTCCATGGCAGACGTCAATGGTGGAAGAAGAGATATTCGGTAACTAAAGGCAGCCGCAATGATCCAGCAACATCACAAGTCAGCAATAGTCCATCACGTATTGCTATGGCGGCTAATAGATTACATGCATTAAGATCAATGTCACCTTTGCAACATCACCGACAgcatcaacaacaacagcaacaggaTCCAAACGATGGCGATAACACTGAATACCTTGGCACCAAATTTATATGGCAACCACAAAAAGCTCAACAATTGCCAATACAAAATGGAAAAACTCAACTACCGCCATTACGACTACGATCCTCTGTGGCATCAACATCGGCAACACCTTGGTCATTGTCATCCTCGATGGCAGAGCGACAATCATTAGCCCGGCAATTTGATCCTTTGTCTTGGCATAAATTACAAATGTTAAAACATCAATATCATCTACCACTATTGACAAAGCGACATTCACGATTGACAGCAGCATCGGGAGTAACACTGCATCCCAATCAACATTCTGGTATCTGGTATGGACCTCAACTGGCAACAACGCCTCTAGAGATGCAATTATCACCACATACAGCTGATTCAATCGGTGATAATTTCATGGCTAATGATCTTAAAAATCTTTTTGAAATGGCCCAAGATTAA